Sequence from the Clostridium botulinum genome:
TTTCATATAGCGACATATAACTTCCGCTTTTTTTCCCCATAATATTATAGGGATTAGATCAGCTTTTCTTGTACCATCTAAACTTTTAAATGGTCTATCTACTGCAATTATGAATTTACTATATGTTTTACTATCTTTTTCTGTACACATAAGTTCAGGGTCCTTTATAAAATTTCCTACTAATACTATTTTATTCATTATATTACACCTCCTGAATATTTCTTTATTAATTCTATCCAGATAATGTAATTATATTCATTTAAATATAGTTATTCTAATGTCTGTTTCTTAAATTGCTCTAACACACAATTTATTTCAACTCCTAAAATAAATAAAATAGAGATTAAAAATAGCCAAGTCATCAATATAAAAACAGCTCCAAGACTCCCATAAAATCTCGAAAAATTCCTAAAATTATCTATATAAAAAGAAAATCCATAGGATGTTACTATCCATCCCAGTGTACTAAATATTGATCCTGGTATTACTTCTCGCCACCTTAATCTTTTAGAAGGGGTAAATCTATATATTGATGCAAAGATGAAAATCATTATAATTACAACAAATGCATATCTACATATATTCCATAAAATTATAACTAAATTTGTAAAAGGTATAACTTTCACGATGTAATTTCCTATTACATTTCCAAATACGAGCATAGATAATGCCAATATTATAGTTAGGGCTAATGCTATTACACTTATCATAGAAATTATTAATCTTTTTATAAAGGATCTATGTTCCTTAAAATTATAAGCCTTATTTACACCTTTAATTACAGCTCTAAAACCAGATGATGAAGTCCATAAAGCTAATAAAATAGAGATTCCTAATAATCCTGTATACTGTTTATCAAAAACTTCAACTATTATTGAAGCAGTCAAATCAAACACGGCTTCTGGAACTATAGCTCTTATTCCATTTAGTATTTGTATGGAATCCATGTTACTGAATCCTATTAATGTTATTAAGAAAATAATAAATGGAAAAAATGATAAAAGTAAATAATATGCTAATTGAGATGCTAGTGCAAAAATATCATCATTTTTTACTTTTACAATCAAATGTAATAATAATCTTAGTCTTTGTCTTATACTCATATTTTTATGACTCATTAACTCACCATTTCCTATCTTTAAATATTATCTCATTAATACTTATATAAAATTATATTTATACCTCATTCTCCTTATCCATTTAAATAAATAAATTAATTATGATAACAAGCCGTAAACAGATTTCATAATTCCCTATGAATTTTATAATTGAAATATTGCACAGATTTACACATTAAGCATTATATCTTTATTCTCATATTTTATAGATAAAATTTATAAAATATTCATTATATAAAAAATAAGGTCTACATTAATAAATATTCCTATTTTCAACAAAATTATAGGACTTAACACTTAATCAGCATTAAATCCTATAATAAACTAAACTTTAATATGTTAATTATACATATTATAATTTATAAATTTTATCTCTATTATTAATTACATTTTTAGTCGCATTTCTTGTATCATAAACAACTTTAGCTTTACTTACTATGTCTTCATAATCATAGCAACTATGGTTAGTTGTTATTACAACAATATCACTTTCATCTATAACTTCTTTCCAATCTACAGAGTTATAAACTTTATTCTTATATTTAGAAACTTCGCAATATGGATCATTGATTATTACGTTAGCTCCATTCTTTTCAAAAAGTTCTATTACTTTAAATGCTGGTGATTCTCTATAATCATCAATATCATTTTTATAAGCAACTCCTAATACAAGAACTTTTGAACCGTTAAGTGCCTTTTTATGCTTATTTAATATCTTCATTACATTATCTAATACAAATTCAGGCATTGAATCATTTATTTCTCCTGAAGTTTCTATTAATCTTGTATGATAATCATATTCTTTTGCTTTCCATTCTAAATAAAACGGATCAAGTGGTATACAGTGTCCGCCTAAACCTGGACCTGGATAAAATGGCATAAATCCATATGGTTTAGTTTTAGCTGCATCTATAACTTCCCATACATCTATTCCCATTCTGTTACATAGTATAGCCATTTCATTAGCTAATCCAATATTAATATTTCTGAATGTATTCTCTAATATCTTTTCCATTTCAGCTACTGCTGGTGATGAAACAGTATGTATTTCACCTTCTAAAATATTTCTATATAATGCTGCTGCAACTTCTGTACAATCTTCACTACATCCACCAACAACTTTAGGTGTATTTTTAGTATTGAAGTTTTTATTACCTGGATCAACTCTCTCTGGTGAAAATGCTAAGAAAAAGTCTACTCCACATTTCAATCCATTTTCTTCTAATATAGGCTTAAGAACTTCTTCTGTTGTTCCTGGATAAGTTGTACTTTCAAGAACTATTAACATACCTTTGTGCATGTATTTTGCAACACTTTTTGTTGATTCTACAACATATGATAAATCTGGTTGCTTATATAAATCAAGTGGTGTAGGTACACAAATACAAATAGTATCTACATCTTTTACAAAACTGAAATCTGTAGTAGCTCTTAATATTTTATCATTAACTAACATCTTTAATTTTTCGTCTACTACATCACCTATGTAATTATTACCTTCATTAACCATTTTAACTTTTTGATCTTGAACATCAAATCCAATGGTTTCATATCCTGCACTTGCTTTTTCTACAGCTAATGGTAAACCAACGTATCCTAATCCCACTACGCCTACTTTAGCAGTTCTATTATTTATTTTTTCTAATAATTGTTGCTTTAATCCTGACATCTATTTTATACCTCCTAAATCTACACACTCAACTTTTTCATTAGATTTTATATATTCTTCATTACAACTTTCACAAATTGCTTTGTTTTCTTTAAAATCCAACTTTGAGCCACATTTACATACATAGCCTTTAACTATTGCTGGATTTCCAACAACTAAAGCATAATCTGGTATATTTTTAGTAACTACAGCTCCAGCTCCAATTAAAGCATACTTCCCTATGTTATGACCACATACTATTGTTACGTTTGCTCCAACTGATGCACCTTTTCCTATAATAGTCTGTTTATATTCACTTTTTCTTTCTATAAAACTTCTAGGATTTATTACATTAGTAAATACACAAGATGGTCCTAAAAATACATCATCTTCACAAATAACGCCAGTATACACAGATACATTATTTTGTATTTTAACTCCATTACCTAATTTTACTCCAGGAGATATAACAACATTTTGACCTATATTACATTTTTCACCCATTGTAGAATTACTCATAATATGAGAAAAATGCCATACTTTTGTTCCTTCTCCTATTTCAACATTATCATCTATATAACTGGATTCATGTACAAAATACTTCTTATCCATAAATTATACCTCTCTATTCCTTTATAGAATCAATTATATATCTTATTTGTTCTTCTGTTAATTCTGGATAAATAGGAATTGCGAATGTTCTATGTGAAAGATATTCTGCAACTGGCATATCCCCTTCTTTATATCCAAGATCTTTATATACTTTTTGTAAATGTAATGGAACTGGATAATATACCCCTGCTGCCACACCTTTATCTTTAAGCTTATTTAACATTTTTTCTCTATCTTCTGTTTGTAATACATATTGATGATATACTGATTCATTTTCTTCTCTAACACTTGGTGTAACTACATTTGAATCTTTAAAGTTTTCATCATATATTTTTGCTATTTCTTTTCTCTTTGAATTCCATTTATCTAAATGAGGTAATTTTACCTTCAATATTGCTGCTTGAATAGCATCTAATCTAGAGTTATACCCTATTAAATAATTGTAGTACTTTAATGGGTTATATACTGTATCATCTCCAGTATTAGATTTATCTATGTCTTCATTTATATTATTTAATAAATTATATGCTTTTTGTCCTGTTTCGCCGCTTCCATGAGTTCTTAATGCTCTAGCTATAGTTGCAACATTATCATCAGATGTTACTATCATACCACCATCGCCAGCACATGAAAGATTTTTTGTTGGGAAGAATGAAAAACAAGCCATGTCACTTAATGCCCCTATCATTTTTCCTTTATATTTAGCTCCAACTGCTTGACAAGCATCTTCAATAACTTTTAAATTATATTTTTTAGCTATTTTATTTATTTCATCCATATCAGCACTTTGTCCAAAGATATGAACAGGTATAATTGCTTTTGTTTTTTTAGTAATTTTTTCTTCTATCTTGCTTGGATCTATATTAAAAGTATCTTTCTCTGCATCTACAAAAACTGGCTTTGCTCCTACAGCAGATATACATTCAGCTGAGGCAAAGTAAGTAAATGTTGAAGTTATTACTTCATCACCAGCTCCAATTCCTAAAGATTTTAATGCAATAACTAATGCATCTGTTCCATTTCCTACTGAAATAGCATGCTTAACGCCTATATAATCTGCAAAATCCTTTTCAAAATCAGATACATTTTTTCCCATAATATAATTTGCAGAAGATAATACTTCCTTAGTTACTCTATCTAAATCTTCAGAAATAGACTTATATTGAGCTTTTAAATCAATTAATGGAATATTCATTTTCCTCGCTCCTTTGATTTTACTTATATTACCAATTTATTGTTTTGATAATTCATTTCTACTAAATTATAACAAATATTTAAACCCTAAATATTAATTATTTATAAAAAATATCTTATCTCATTAAATTAGTTATCATAAAGCTATTTCTTTTGATAAACTAACATGAATATTTTAACATACTTAAATAGATAAATAAACTTTTTATTTTATATGGACAGAAACAAAAAAATCTGCACTAATGCTACTTTAAAAGTAGTTCATATAAAAGTATTTTTTGTATAAATATAATAAAATATTACATAATTTATTATATTTCTTTAAAAAACACCTACTTGAATAAATATAATTCATTCAAGTAAGTGTTTAATTAATCTCTTCATACTCTTATTAATTAATGTGCATGATATTCTTTTACTATTTTTTGTACTAATTTTTTAATTACACTAGCTTCAGCTATTAAAGATAGAACTAATAAAAATACAGTTATTCTCTCTTCTTCTTCTGAGTCTTTTAAATTTAAACATTTGACTCTTTCTTTTAACTTCTTTTCATTTTCCAATGATGCCTTTAAATACTCATCTAAGCTTTCATCTTGTATTTCAGAAAATATTTTGTAAGCATCTTGCCAACCAATTATATCATCATTTCTTTCATTTATTTCATTAAATGCCAAACTAAAAACTTTTTTTATCTCTTCAGTAGTTAGTACTGGTCTCATATAACTTAATAATACAAGCTGAATTAAATGTATTTTTGTATAGCCTCTTTTTTTTCCATCCTCAGGCTTTGTTATAACTTCACTTTTTATATAATTTTGAACTATATTATTAGTAAATTTTTCATCCATAAATTTATCATTTAAGTAGTCTATAACTTGAGATAAAAATAAATCATATTTGGGTAAATCTTCATATGAAATTAAACTATTTTCCGATATCTTTTCAACTATTTCTTTTATATAAGACGACTCCATATGATCATTCATATAATATCCCACACTTTCTTAGTATATTTACATAAAAGTATATAGTAAAAATAAACTTATTACAAGTTATTTTTACCATTATAATACTCTACATATACTTTTATTATATAATATAGTTTAAAATTTTAATATTAGCAAGAATAAACTATATTTTTTTGCCTTTTTATTATTTTTCATTTTATTTTTAATTATTTTAAAATATTATATAGAAAATTAATATTTTTTGTATCTTTAAGACAATATACATTAATTTTTTATGTATTTTTAAGATTTTCTGTGTTTTTTAATATTTATTCATGAAATTGGTAATTATCCATTTTTACTAATTATTACTAATTGATTTTACTTTTTTTTATTTTAATATAGGCTTATCCCATTTAACCTTAGTCGTTATGCAATTCCCCCTATTAAATTCTCCTTATATTACATAGCAAAAAATTCTAGAAATTCTATTGACATTTCTAAAATATGGTAGTATATTTTATATATAATGTTTATTAAAGTTGAAATTTGTAATTTATTATACAAAAAACATAAAATATCTATTGACTTTATATTACATACTTGGTAATATGTCAGAGTAGAATGTCGAACATTGTAAATTAGGAGGAATTTTATTATGAAATCAACAGGTGTAGTTAGAAGAGTAGACGAATTAGGTAGAATCGTTATTCCAATAGAATTAAGAAGAACTTTAGATATCGCTGAAAAAGATGCTTTAGAAATTTATGTAGATGGTGAACAAATAATCCTTAAGAAATATGAACCAGCTTGTATCTTCTGTGGAGATGCAAGAGATGTTATAAACTATAAAGGAAAAAATGTTTGTACTAATTGTTTAGATGAAATCAAAAACAATAGATAATACCTAATAATACTTATATAAAATAAACAGCACCTCTGAATTTAGAGGTGCTGTTTATTTCATGTTTATATATCAATTGAAAACTTATAGACTTCACTTTTAGGTATACCCCTATCTTTAGCAACAGCCTTAATAGCATCTTTCTTACTTATACCTTCATTTATATATTTCATTATGTGATCTTCAATTGATAAATCAATCCATTCACTTTCTCTCTCTTGTTTTATTTCTTCAAGTCTTTTACCCTCAAGTACAAGTACAAACTCACCTCTAGGTTTATTCTCTGTGAAGTAATTAATAGATTCTTCAATAGTACCTCTAAATATTTGTTCATATAATTTTGTCAGCTCTCTACAAACTGCAATTTGTCTATTTCCAAATGAATTATATAAAAAAGATAATGTATCAAGCAATCTATGTGGTGCTTCATAAAATATTAAAGTCTCCTGACTTTGAAGTAATTCTTCCTTTATTGCATTTCTATCTTTGTTTTCTCTAGGTAAAAAACCTCTAAAAATAAATTTTGTTGTATCTAACCCTGAGTATACCAAAGCTGTTGTTATAGCTGTTGCACCAGGTAGAACATTAAATGCAATTCCTTCTTCTATGCATCTTTTAACTATAACACTTCCAGGATCAGATATACCAGGAGTTCCTGCATCTGACACCAATGCTATGCTTTGCCCATTTAAAAGCCTATCAATAATTTCATTACTCTTATCTTTCTCATTAAATTTATGATAACTTATTAATGTCTTCTTTATATCAAAATGATTTAATAATTTTAAAGTCTGTCTAGTGTCTTCTGCTGCTATAATATCTGCTTCATTTAGTACTTCCAATGCTCTTAATGTTATATCTTTTAAATTACCTATTGGCGTTGGTACTAAATACAACTTTCCTACTTCCATTTTATATCCTCCCATATATTTCATCTATTTGCTTTGTATAAGATCCATCCTCATTATGAACATATAAAGGAATATCCCATTTTAAATATGAACCGCCATCTCTTTGTCCTTCTACTAGCACTATATTTGCTGCCTTACCAGGCTTAGGATATACCATTCTAACTCTTTTAGGTTCTATTTTATATTTTCTCATTAAAGTAAATATATCTGCTAATCTCTCTGGTCTATGTACTATAAACATTCTACCATTGTCTTTTAGTAATATTTTAGATGCATAAATAACATCTTCAAGATTGCATAAAACTTCATGTCTTGCAATAGCAAGTTTATCGCTAGGATTTATAATTCCTGCATTATTCAACTTGTATGGTGGGTTTACAGTAACTACATCAAACTTATCCATTTTCTTTAAATACTCTATATTTTTTAAATCTTCTTTTATAATTGTAATCTTATCTTCTAATGCATTTAATTTTACACTTTTCTCTGCCATCTTAACCATTTCTTCTTGTATCTCTAATCCATAAATCTCTTTTGGGTTATACTTTCCATACAACAAAAAAGGTATTATTCCTGTACCTGTACATAAATCAATAACTCTATGTTTATTCTTAATATTTGCAAAATCAGATAATATTACAGCATCTACACCAAATTTAAATCCATTAACCTTTTGTATTAATTGTAGGCCTTTTAATTGTAGATCATCTATAACTTCATCTGTATCTAAATTAATTAAATTATTTTCAAGCATAGTTATCTTCCTTTATCCATATATTCTAAATAATTATAACTTATACATATATTCTAAACAACTTAATATGATTTTAGTAATTTATTTTCTAATTCTTCTTTAACAAACTGTTTATACATGCATAATAAAATCAGGTAAACGTAGTTTCATATACTGCAGTTAACTTTAAATAGAAATAATTTTTATATACAACAAAATAAGACTAGACAATTATATATCTAGCCTTATTTTAAATATTATATATTATAAAATTCTTCTAGCCGCATAGAATTTATATACTGATGATACTTTTACAACATCTCCTGTTTGTGGTGCATGAATCATGCTACCTCCACCAACATATATACCAACGTGACCTGCATGAGTAAATACTAAATCACCTGGTTGTAATTGACTTTGTGATACAGGTACTCCTACCCCTATTTGTGAGTAAGTAGTTCTTGTTATATCAACACCAGCTGCTTTTCTATACACATATTGAGTAAATCCTGAACAGTCAAAGTTGCTTGGACCTGTTGCTCCATATACATAAGCTTTTCCTAAATGATTGTATGCTTCATTTAATATAGCTTGGGCATTACCTGCTGATGGAACAGTAACATTTGTAGAACCTGAGTTTCCTCTATTTGGAGTGTTAGCTGAAGCTGCTGCTGATGCCGCTGCTGCTTTTTTCGCTTCCTCTTCTTGTTCTTTTTGTGATACTGCACTCTTTGCACTTTCAATCTTTGCGTTTACTTCTTCTATTACTATTGGACTCTTAAGTTGGTTATCTCTTATATTTCTTAATTGAGAAATTGCTGATTTTAAATCACCAAGAGAACTGCTTGAGCTGTTTATTACATCTATTTGTGATTTAACAACATCTCTTTCCATTTGTGATAAATACTCTTCATCAAATTTCTTCTTTTCGTCTTTTGTCTTTTCAACTAATACTTCTTGATCTTTTTTCTTAACATCTAATTCTGATAAACTTACTTGAACTTCTGCATTAAGCTTGTCTATTTCTTTCTTTTTATCTTCCAAAGAAGTTATCTTTTCATTTAATGAATCTCTTTTTTCAGTTATTTCTTTTATAGCCTTTTTATCTCTACCTAAAATTCTACCTAATGATTCTGCTCTTGTAAAAAAGTCACTAGTAGATTCTGATTCAAATAAGAAGTTTAAATAACTAAATTCCATATTTCCAGACATATATATAGCCTTAAGTCTTTCACCTAGTGCTAAATCTAAGCTAGTAATTTCCTCTTTACATTGTTCTATGTCTTTAGTTGTATTATCAATTTGTGTATTGATATTCTTAACTTCCTTTTTATTATTAGAAACCGTTTGTTCTAATGGCTCTATTTGAGCATCTAAGTCATAAATTTTATCTTGAATTTCATTTATATTACGTTCTATTTCAGCATATTTTTGTCTTGTTTCACTTAATTCTTGATTTCCAGGCGTAGCAAAAGCTGGCGCTGAAGACCCTGCAATAATCATAGTAGCTAGCATTGCAGCTAAAATCTTTTTCCTCATCCAATGCCGGTTCGTTTCGAACCTTCCCTCCTTCATATTAACAAAATGCGTTTACATATCTAAAATTATATCACTTTACATATATATGGACAACTTTTCTACCCCATTAATTCTAAGCATTATCCTATATTTTTTTTAAAATGGTCCATAATCCCCTATTTTTCTAAAAGATGCTACATAAAACCCATTGAGAATAGGGGGTTCTAATATATTCAGTCATACTCTTTAAAAATATAAATCCTAAATCATGAATACAATTTCTGTAAAAGTTTACATCATATTGTTATAGTAACACAAAAATCAATAAAATTGAATTCTTGACATAAGTTTTTTTTGATAATATAATTATCCCCATCTGCACTATTTAATACAATATAAAAAAACTTAAGGCATACCCTTAAGTTTTTTTTATAACTTTTTATAAAATAAAGGGGTGACGTAATGTTAAATAATATAAAAGCTGCAATATTTGATTTAGATGGAACATTAGTGGATTCAATGATGATTTGGCAACAAATAGATATAGATTATCTTAAGGAAAAGGGTCATGAACTACCTAACGATTTGAAAAATGATATAATTCATTTAAGTTTTAAACAGACAGCAGCTTATTTTAAAAACAGATTTAATATAGATGATTCAATTGAAACAATATTAAAACATTGGCATGATATGGCCTTTGAATATTATTCAACAAAAGTAAAATTGAAAGATGGAGTAATAGAATTTTTAGATAAACTAAAATCTAACAATATAAAAATCGGACTAGCTACAAGTAACTCTAACGAATTATTAGAAGTTTGTTTAAAAGCAAATAACATCTATGATTATTTTGATTCAATAACTACTACAGGTGAAACTGAAAAAGGAAAAGATTCTCCAGATGTATACTTACTTGCGGCTAAGAGATTAGATACTCCTCCTGATAAATGTATAGTATTTGAAGATATCCTACCTGCTATAAATTCAGCAAAAGTAGCTGGAATGAAAGTTATTGCCGTAAGAGACGAATTTAGTATAGATTCTAAAGAGGCTATCATAAATGCTTCTGATAAATACATAACATCATTTTTTGAATTAATATGACAAGTTGTTATATGAGCGTTATAGATGAAAATTTAAGCTTTTCTAATAAAATATATAGTTTTAAATTTCATTAGCTGTCTAATATCAATTCTCAATTAAATCTCTAAAACCTTAGATTTAATCAGTTCTTCAATATTTGAAAATTCTATAATTTCATATACAAAAAAAGTGGCTTTTACAATAAAGCCACTTTTTATTGATTATAAATAGTAATATTACTATTTTTTTTCAACACCATATTTATCTGATAATTGTTTTATCATTTCTAAATATTTGTTTTGTTGTCTTTCATTTATAAGTTGTCTTAAAACTGCATCCTTAACTTGTTCAAATGGTACAGTTGTGCTTTCAGCTTTATCTTCCACTAATATTAAGTGGTAACCAAATTGAGTCTTAACTGGTTCACTAACTATTCCAACTTCTGATTCGAAAGCAACTTTTTCAAATTCTGGTACCATAGCACCTTTTCCAAAATTGCCCAAACTTCCACCTTGTTCTTTAGATGGACAAGTTGAATATTTTTTAGCAGCTTCTTCAAATGCTAATCCATTTGCTATTTCTTCTTTTATAGAAGTAGCTTCTTCTTCAGTCTTAACTAAAATATGTTTTGCTGAAACTGTTGGTGGATTTATAAACATATTTGCATTATCATCATAATATTTTTTAACATCTTCATCAGTAACTGTAACATCTGCTAATACTTTATTGATTGCTAATTGAGTTAACGCTTCTTTTGCTAATCCCTCAACTAAATTTTTATATTCTTCAGTCTCATCTATTTTTAATTCCTTACCAAAGTTACGCATTAATTCAAAAGCTACCACTTGTTCTAATAATGCTTCCCTTCCTTGTTCTCCTTGGAACATAGCTCTTCTTTCTTGTGGATATCTATTTAGTACTGCATCTAAGTCTTTATCTTTGATTTCGTTTCCGGCAACAATTGCCAATACCTTATTTTCCATGTTAATTCTCCTTTTTAGCTAATTTTTTATATACCTCTATATTTTAACAATATATATCTCTACTAACAATAAAAAAAGAAAATTTATTATTATTATTTATAAAAATGATATACTAATTAAGGGTGATTTTATGAATAACATATTAAAAAATGATTGGAATAATTACATAGGTAATGAATTTGAAAAAGATTATTATCTTAAATTAAGAAAAAATTTAGCACAAGAGTATAAGACAAAAACGATATACCCTGATATGTATAACATTTTCAATGCTCTTCATTACACAGCTTTTGATGACGTTAAAGTAGTTATATTAGGCCAAGATCCTTATCATGGTCCAAATCAAGCTCATGGGTTAAGTTTTTCAGTAAATCCAGGAGTTAGGACTCCACCATCACTTTTAAATATATATAAAGAATTAAAAGATGATATTGGATGTTATATACCTAATAATGGTTACTTAAAGAAATGGGCTGATCAAGGTGTTCTGTTATTAAATACAGTGCTTACTGTAAGAGCTGGTGAAGCTAATTCACATAAAAATATAGGATGGCAAATATTCACTGACAACATAATAAAGGTATTAAATACTAGAGAAAAACCTATTGTATTTATACTTTGGGGAAATAATGCAATAAGAAAAGAAGAACTTATAACAAATCCCAAGCATCATATAATAAAATCAGTTCATCCTAGTCCTCTTTCTGCATCTAGAGGTTTTTTTGGTAGTAAGCCCTTTTCAAAAACTAATGAATTTTTGAAAAATGATAATGAAATTCCTATAGATTGGCAAATAGAAAATCTTTAGATTTTATTAAAAGTGGATATTTATAGTTCATAGTATAATCAAAGTTTACAGACTTTTAAAAGATCAATTAAGAAATTTAAAGATTTTTACTATTTACTATATTAATATCCACTTTTAATATTAGAATTTATATGATTTTGACTCTTACCAATTTTTAGTTAAAAGAGTCTTAATAAATTTATACATCTTTAATTTATGTCTTGATTTACATTATTTCACAGCTTATTATATATGGTTTTCTTTATGCTCTTCTATTTTAGAATAGATTAATGAGCCTATTATTCCTAATACTCCACCTGCTGCAAAGAAAAATACTGCATTATCAAAAATTGTACCAATAATAGTTCCAATTCCAACTCCCATTGCAATTCCTTTGGCTAAATTTTCATATTCCTTATCAGTTAACATAATCTTTTCTAACATTAAACTCATCTCCAATCTAAAATATTTTTATTTTATAATGCTATATAGTACTAATTTTATATTAGTACTCTTAAAAGTTTAT
This genomic interval carries:
- a CDS encoding single-stranded DNA-binding protein, with product MNKIVLVGNFIKDPELMCTEKDSKTYSKFIIAVDRPFKSLDGTRKADLIPIILWGKKAEVICRYMKKGDSISLSGRLRTGSYEDKDGNKKYIAEVVGEDFKFLGNKRQEKVAIEN
- a CDS encoding YihY/virulence factor BrkB family protein, producing MSHKNMSIRQRLRLLLHLIVKVKNDDIFALASQLAYYLLLSFFPFIIFLITLIGFSNMDSIQILNGIRAIVPEAVFDLTASIIVEVFDKQYTGLLGISILLALWTSSSGFRAVIKGVNKAYNFKEHRSFIKRLIISMISVIALALTIILALSMLVFGNVIGNYIVKVIPFTNLVIILWNICRYAFVVIIMIFIFASIYRFTPSKRLRWREVIPGSIFSTLGWIVTSYGFSFYIDNFRNFSRFYGSLGAVFILMTWLFLISILFILGVEINCVLEQFKKQTLE
- a CDS encoding nucleotide sugar dehydrogenase, whose amino-acid sequence is MSGLKQQLLEKINNRTAKVGVVGLGYVGLPLAVEKASAGYETIGFDVQDQKVKMVNEGNNYIGDVVDEKLKMLVNDKILRATTDFSFVKDVDTICICVPTPLDLYKQPDLSYVVESTKSVAKYMHKGMLIVLESTTYPGTTEEVLKPILEENGLKCGVDFFLAFSPERVDPGNKNFNTKNTPKVVGGCSEDCTEVAAALYRNILEGEIHTVSSPAVAEMEKILENTFRNINIGLANEMAILCNRMGIDVWEVIDAAKTKPYGFMPFYPGPGLGGHCIPLDPFYLEWKAKEYDYHTRLIETSGEINDSMPEFVLDNVMKILNKHKKALNGSKVLVLGVAYKNDIDDYRESPAFKVIELFEKNGANVIINDPYCEVSKYKNKVYNSVDWKEVIDESDIVVITTNHSCYDYEDIVSKAKVVYDTRNATKNVINNRDKIYKL
- a CDS encoding acyltransferase, translating into MDKKYFVHESSYIDDNVEIGEGTKVWHFSHIMSNSTMGEKCNIGQNVVISPGVKLGNGVKIQNNVSVYTGVICEDDVFLGPSCVFTNVINPRSFIERKSEYKQTIIGKGASVGANVTIVCGHNIGKYALIGAGAVVTKNIPDYALVVGNPAIVKGYVCKCGSKLDFKENKAICESCNEEYIKSNEKVECVDLGGIK
- a CDS encoding DegT/DnrJ/EryC1/StrS family aminotransferase, which gives rise to MNIPLIDLKAQYKSISEDLDRVTKEVLSSANYIMGKNVSDFEKDFADYIGVKHAISVGNGTDALVIALKSLGIGAGDEVITSTFTYFASAECISAVGAKPVFVDAEKDTFNIDPSKIEEKITKKTKAIIPVHIFGQSADMDEINKIAKKYNLKVIEDACQAVGAKYKGKMIGALSDMACFSFFPTKNLSCAGDGGMIVTSDDNVATIARALRTHGSGETGQKAYNLLNNINEDIDKSNTGDDTVYNPLKYYNYLIGYNSRLDAIQAAILKVKLPHLDKWNSKRKEIAKIYDENFKDSNVVTPSVREENESVYHQYVLQTEDREKMLNKLKDKGVAAGVYYPVPLHLQKVYKDLGYKEGDMPVAEYLSHRTFAIPIYPELTEEQIRYIIDSIKE
- a CDS encoding DUF1836 domain-containing protein — its product is MNDHMESSYIKEIVEKISENSLISYEDLPKYDLFLSQVIDYLNDKFMDEKFTNNIVQNYIKSEVITKPEDGKKRGYTKIHLIQLVLLSYMRPVLTTEEIKKVFSLAFNEINERNDDIIGWQDAYKIFSEIQDESLDEYLKASLENEKKLKERVKCLNLKDSEEEERITVFLLVLSLIAEASVIKKLVQKIVKEYHAH
- a CDS encoding AbrB/MazE/SpoVT family DNA-binding domain-containing protein produces the protein MKSTGVVRRVDELGRIVIPIELRRTLDIAEKDALEIYVDGEQIILKKYEPACIFCGDARDVINYKGKNVCTNCLDEIKNNR
- the rsmI gene encoding 16S rRNA (cytidine(1402)-2'-O)-methyltransferase — encoded protein: MEVGKLYLVPTPIGNLKDITLRALEVLNEADIIAAEDTRQTLKLLNHFDIKKTLISYHKFNEKDKSNEIIDRLLNGQSIALVSDAGTPGISDPGSVIVKRCIEEGIAFNVLPGATAITTALVYSGLDTTKFIFRGFLPRENKDRNAIKEELLQSQETLIFYEAPHRLLDTLSFLYNSFGNRQIAVCRELTKLYEQIFRGTIEESINYFTENKPRGEFVLVLEGKRLEEIKQERESEWIDLSIEDHIMKYINEGISKKDAIKAVAKDRGIPKSEVYKFSIDI
- a CDS encoding tRNA1(Val) (adenine(37)-N6)-methyltransferase encodes the protein MLENNLINLDTDEVIDDLQLKGLQLIQKVNGFKFGVDAVILSDFANIKNKHRVIDLCTGTGIIPFLLYGKYNPKEIYGLEIQEEMVKMAEKSVKLNALEDKITIIKEDLKNIEYLKKMDKFDVVTVNPPYKLNNAGIINPSDKLAIARHEVLCNLEDVIYASKILLKDNGRMFIVHRPERLADIFTLMRKYKIEPKRVRMVYPKPGKAANIVLVEGQRDGGSYLKWDIPLYVHNEDGSYTKQIDEIYGRI